Proteins encoded within one genomic window of Sphaerotilus montanus:
- the metG gene encoding methionine--tRNA ligase, with product MTRQLFVTTALPYANGKFHIGHIMEYIQADIWVRYQRMQGHQVHFVGADDAHGAPIMIAAEKAGITPQQFVANIAAGRKEYLDGFHISFDNWHSTDGVENHELAQDIYRGLRDNGLIEVRAVEQFFDPEKGMFLPDRFIKGECPKCGAKDQYGDSCENCGAVYSPTELVQPYSALSGATPVLRTSDHYFFKLSDPRCVEFLQQWTTEPGKLQPEVLNKIKEWFTKDEEGKGGLGDWDISRDAPYFGIEIPDAPGKYFYVWLDAPIGYLASLKNWFDKGGPAAKYGDTRSYFDFMADPAIEQYHFIGKDITYFHTLFWPATLHFSGRKTPDNVFVHGFLTVNNGEKMSKSRGTGLDPLKYLSLGMNAEWLRYYIAAKLNAHVEDIDFNRDDFTARVNADLVGKYINIASRAAGFISKRFGGQLSGDLGVEGRVLLDTLRAHRDTVTGLYETRELGKVLREIMALADRVNEYVDQNKPWELAKQAGQDAVLHDVCSVCIEAFRLLTIYLKPVLPKLAAQVEAFLQVEPLDFHSASRALGAHTIGTYQHLMQRVDPKLLEELFAAPEPEKVIPGGEDIAPEIKIDDFTKVDLRVAKIVKAETVDGSTKLLRLTLDAGEGRTRNVFSGIASVYKPEDLEGKLTVMVANLAPRKMKFGISEGMVLAASDADEKKNPGIFVLEPFPGAQPGMRIR from the coding sequence ATGACCCGCCAGCTCTTCGTCACCACCGCCCTGCCCTACGCCAACGGCAAGTTCCACATCGGCCACATCATGGAGTACATCCAGGCCGACATCTGGGTGCGGTACCAGCGGATGCAGGGCCACCAGGTCCACTTCGTCGGCGCGGACGACGCCCACGGCGCGCCCATCATGATCGCGGCGGAAAAGGCCGGCATCACCCCTCAGCAGTTCGTCGCCAACATCGCCGCCGGCCGCAAGGAATACCTCGACGGCTTCCACATCAGCTTCGACAACTGGCACTCCACCGACGGCGTCGAGAACCACGAACTCGCGCAGGACATCTACCGCGGCCTGCGCGACAACGGGCTGATCGAGGTCCGCGCCGTCGAGCAGTTCTTCGACCCCGAGAAGGGCATGTTCCTGCCCGACCGCTTCATCAAGGGCGAGTGCCCGAAGTGCGGCGCGAAGGACCAGTACGGCGATTCCTGCGAGAACTGCGGCGCCGTCTACAGCCCGACCGAGCTGGTGCAGCCCTACTCGGCGCTGTCGGGCGCGACGCCGGTGCTGCGGACCAGCGACCACTACTTCTTCAAGCTGAGCGATCCGCGCTGTGTCGAGTTCCTGCAGCAATGGACCACCGAGCCGGGCAAGCTCCAGCCCGAGGTGCTCAACAAGATCAAGGAATGGTTCACCAAGGACGAGGAAGGCAAGGGCGGCCTCGGCGACTGGGACATCTCGCGGGACGCGCCGTATTTCGGCATCGAGATCCCCGACGCGCCGGGCAAGTACTTCTACGTCTGGCTGGACGCGCCGATCGGCTATCTGGCGTCGCTGAAGAACTGGTTCGACAAGGGCGGCCCGGCCGCGAAGTACGGCGACACGCGCAGCTACTTTGACTTCATGGCCGACCCGGCGATCGAGCAGTACCACTTCATCGGCAAGGACATCACCTACTTCCACACGCTGTTCTGGCCCGCGACGCTGCACTTCAGCGGCCGCAAGACACCGGACAACGTCTTCGTCCACGGCTTCCTGACCGTCAACAACGGCGAGAAGATGAGCAAGAGCCGCGGCACCGGCCTGGACCCGCTGAAGTACCTGTCGCTGGGCATGAACGCCGAGTGGCTGCGCTACTACATCGCCGCCAAGCTGAACGCCCACGTCGAGGACATCGACTTCAACCGCGACGATTTCACCGCCCGCGTCAACGCCGACCTGGTGGGCAAGTACATCAACATCGCCAGCCGCGCCGCCGGTTTCATCAGCAAGCGCTTCGGCGGCCAGCTCAGCGGCGACCTGGGCGTCGAGGGCCGCGTGCTGCTCGACACGCTGCGCGCCCACCGCGACACCGTGACCGGGCTGTACGAGACGCGTGAACTCGGCAAGGTGCTGCGCGAGATCATGGCGCTGGCCGACCGCGTCAACGAGTACGTCGACCAGAACAAGCCGTGGGAACTCGCCAAGCAGGCGGGGCAGGACGCCGTGCTGCACGATGTCTGCTCGGTCTGCATCGAGGCGTTCCGGCTGCTGACGATCTACCTCAAGCCCGTGCTGCCGAAGCTGGCTGCGCAGGTCGAAGCCTTCCTGCAGGTCGAGCCGCTGGACTTCCATTCGGCCAGCCGCGCGCTCGGCGCCCACACGATCGGCACCTACCAGCACCTGATGCAGCGCGTCGATCCGAAGCTGCTGGAGGAACTCTTCGCCGCGCCGGAGCCCGAGAAGGTCATCCCTGGCGGCGAGGACATCGCGCCCGAGATCAAGATCGACGACTTCACCAAGGTCGACCTGCGCGTGGCGAAGATCGTCAAGGCCGAGACGGTGGACGGCTCGACCAAGCTGCTGCGCCTGACGCTCGACGCCGGTGAAGGCCGCACCCGCAACGTCTTCTCGGGCATCGCCTCGGTCTACAAGCCGGAGGATCTGGAAGGCAAGCTCACCGTGATGGTCGCCAACCTCGCGCCGCGCAAGATGAAGTTCGGCATCAGCGAAGGCATGGTGCTGGCCGCCAGCGACGCGGATGAAAAGAAGAACCCGGGGATCTTCGTGCTGGAGCCGTTCCCGGGCGCACAGCCAGGGATGCGCATCCGCTGA
- a CDS encoding isochorismatase family protein has translation MEARRSVLLVVDVQARLAPAIDGAAAAVDNNRRLLLAAQRLGVPVVVTEHYPKGLGATVEALQPHLAGATVIEKIHFGATREPGFVERLRSFGRPQVILTGMETHICVLQTGLGLLQAGFELALVADASSSRTPANREAGLARLRQHGAEIVTTEMVVYEWLERAGTEDFRALLPLVR, from the coding sequence ATGGAGGCAAGACGTTCGGTGCTGCTGGTGGTCGACGTGCAGGCGCGGCTGGCGCCCGCGATCGACGGCGCGGCGGCGGCGGTGGACAACAACCGCCGGCTGCTGCTGGCGGCGCAGCGTCTGGGCGTGCCGGTGGTCGTGACCGAGCACTATCCGAAGGGGCTGGGCGCGACGGTCGAGGCCCTGCAGCCGCATCTGGCGGGGGCGACCGTCATCGAGAAGATCCATTTCGGCGCGACCCGCGAGCCGGGATTCGTGGAGCGGCTGCGCAGCTTCGGGCGACCGCAGGTGATCTTGACCGGCATGGAGACGCACATCTGCGTGCTGCAGACCGGTCTGGGACTGCTGCAGGCCGGCTTCGAGCTGGCGCTGGTGGCCGACGCCAGTTCCTCCCGTACCCCGGCCAACCGCGAGGCCGGCCTGGCCCGTCTGCGCCAGCACGGCGCCGAGATCGTCACCACCGAGATGGTGGTCTACGAATGGCTGGAGCGTGCGGGCACCGAGGACTTCCGGGCGCTGCTGCCGCTGGTGCGCTGA
- a CDS encoding PH domain-containing protein: MFKKLASEALGLSDIGTIIQPKDFGSVDADDYLFHEDGEKIFFLIKSKKDEYCFTNLALIHVDGDSAVSSKRTIRRHEYADCAIGTVTIETAGTVDMDVELKFSIGGTTFSIDVRKQFLEQLKDVYKALIAISRLQARDETGRQNALKVLGAMSSMYKIGQAGLPRDLPDQFNALLDNLNQTVLDRHTRRDFGEVFSRYIHA, encoded by the coding sequence ATGTTCAAGAAGCTTGCCTCCGAAGCCCTCGGCCTGAGCGACATCGGGACCATCATCCAGCCGAAGGACTTCGGCAGCGTCGATGCCGACGACTACCTCTTCCACGAGGACGGCGAAAAGATCTTCTTCCTGATCAAATCGAAGAAGGACGAATACTGCTTCACCAACCTGGCGCTGATCCACGTCGACGGCGATTCGGCCGTGTCCTCCAAGCGCACGATCCGCCGCCACGAGTACGCCGACTGCGCCATCGGCACCGTCACGATCGAGACGGCCGGGACCGTGGACATGGACGTGGAGCTGAAGTTCTCGATCGGCGGCACCACGTTCAGCATCGACGTGCGCAAGCAGTTCCTCGAACAGCTCAAGGACGTCTACAAGGCCCTGATCGCCATCAGCCGGCTGCAGGCGCGTGACGAGACCGGCCGCCAGAACGCGCTGAAGGTGCTGGGCGCGATGTCGTCGATGTACAAGATCGGCCAGGCCGGACTCCCCCGCGACCTGCCGGACCAGTTCAACGCCCTGCTCGACAACCTCAACCAGACCGTGCTCGACCGCCACACGCGGCGCGACTTCGGCGAGGTGTTCAGCCGCTACATCCACGCCTGA
- a CDS encoding SulP family inorganic anion transporter, with product METPRVPNWSIFLSKPAWLQRLHPFHPRLLDTLRAGYGRERFLADLGAGATVGIVALPLAMAFAIASGVKPEQGLYTAIIAGFLISALGGSAVQIGGPAGAFIVIIYGIIERYGLPNLLIATMLAGVLLFAMGLLRLGGMVRYIPVSIVIGFTNGIAVLIALSQLRDLFGLRIDKMPADFFAQIRTLWAHADSFNPWAFALGMVCLVGLFVWMKLFKPGTILPTQLVEGRSARVISRVPGPIVALISLTLVSTLFNLPVETIGSRFGGIPQALPAFELPDFTWATAKQLLMPTLTIALLGAIESLLCARVADNMIDAPRHDPNQELMAQGVANFVVPLFGGIPATGTIARTVTNVRAGAVSPVAGMVHALALLAIMLVAAPLAMNVPLAVLAGILLFVAWNMGEWHEFARLRHFKLPYRSVLLGTFFLTVIFDLTIAVEVGLLLACGFFIWRMSQLFQVERVSADTAPPPSPQPSSSPSMASASGDFQDTLPLAEPGVEVFSFYGTLFFGAVGKVESLPDRLHAGTRVVVLEMHRLISVDTSGVDALVQLHRQLQRRGVRLIVAALNEQPRSLLTRSGFDTLLGEHGVAPTLAAALEAAHLYVDPLSGRPPAGSTPAG from the coding sequence ATGGAGACTCCCCGCGTGCCGAACTGGTCCATCTTCCTGTCCAAGCCGGCGTGGTTGCAGCGCCTGCACCCGTTCCATCCACGCCTGCTGGACACCCTGCGCGCCGGCTATGGCCGCGAGCGCTTCCTGGCCGACCTGGGTGCGGGCGCGACGGTCGGCATCGTGGCGCTGCCGCTGGCGATGGCGTTTGCGATCGCCTCGGGGGTCAAGCCGGAACAGGGCCTCTACACCGCCATCATCGCGGGCTTCCTGATCTCCGCGCTGGGGGGCTCGGCCGTGCAGATCGGCGGGCCGGCCGGCGCCTTCATCGTCATCATCTACGGGATCATCGAGCGCTACGGCCTGCCGAACCTGCTGATCGCGACCATGCTGGCCGGCGTGCTGCTGTTCGCGATGGGGCTGCTCCGGCTCGGCGGCATGGTGCGCTACATCCCGGTGTCCATCGTCATCGGCTTCACCAACGGCATCGCGGTGCTGATCGCGCTGTCGCAGCTGCGGGACCTGTTCGGCCTGCGGATCGACAAGATGCCGGCCGACTTCTTCGCCCAGATCCGCACGCTCTGGGCCCATGCCGACAGCTTCAACCCCTGGGCGTTCGCGCTGGGCATGGTGTGCCTGGTGGGTCTGTTCGTGTGGATGAAGCTGTTCAAGCCCGGCACGATCCTGCCCACGCAACTGGTCGAGGGACGCAGCGCCCGCGTCATCTCGCGCGTGCCGGGGCCGATCGTCGCGCTGATCTCGCTGACGCTGGTGAGCACGCTGTTCAACCTGCCGGTCGAGACGATCGGCTCGCGCTTCGGCGGCATTCCGCAGGCACTGCCGGCGTTCGAACTACCCGATTTCACCTGGGCCACCGCCAAGCAGCTGCTGATGCCCACGCTGACCATCGCGCTGCTCGGGGCGATCGAGTCGCTGCTGTGCGCCCGGGTGGCCGACAACATGATCGACGCGCCCCGCCACGACCCGAACCAGGAGCTGATGGCGCAGGGCGTGGCCAACTTCGTCGTGCCGCTGTTCGGCGGCATCCCGGCCACCGGCACCATCGCGCGCACCGTCACCAATGTGCGCGCGGGGGCGGTCTCACCCGTGGCCGGCATGGTGCACGCGCTCGCGCTGCTGGCGATCATGCTGGTCGCGGCGCCGCTGGCGATGAACGTGCCGCTGGCGGTGCTGGCCGGCATCCTGCTGTTCGTGGCGTGGAACATGGGCGAGTGGCACGAGTTCGCGCGGCTGCGGCACTTCAAGCTGCCCTACCGCTCGGTGCTGCTCGGCACGTTTTTCCTCACCGTCATCTTCGACCTGACGATCGCGGTGGAGGTCGGGTTGCTGCTGGCCTGCGGCTTCTTCATCTGGCGCATGAGCCAGCTCTTCCAGGTCGAGCGGGTGTCGGCGGACACCGCGCCACCGCCCTCGCCACAGCCCTCGTCTTCGCCTTCGATGGCCTCGGCCAGCGGTGATTTCCAGGACACGCTGCCCCTGGCAGAACCGGGCGTCGAGGTGTTCAGCTTCTACGGCACGCTGTTCTTCGGCGCGGTCGGCAAGGTCGAATCCCTGCCCGATCGCCTGCACGCCGGCACCCGCGTCGTGGTGCTGGAGATGCACCGGCTGATCTCGGTCGACACCTCGGGCGTCGATGCGCTGGTGCAGCTGCACCGGCAGTTGCAGCGCCGTGGCGTGCGGCTGATCGTGGCGGCGCTCAACGAACAGCCCCGCTCGCTGCTGACCCGCTCCGGCTTCGACACGCTGCTGGGCGAACACGGCGTCGCGCCGACGCTCGCGGCCGCCCTCGAAGCCGCGCACCTGTACGTGGATCCGCTCAGCGGGCGTCCGCCGGCAGGCTCCACTCCAGCAGGCTGA
- a CDS encoding CYTH domain-containing protein — translation MQEIELKFQIPPASRASLSESLRDAASATTRLRARYFDTGDRLLARSAFALRLRQEGEGWVQTLKGRGDGLMTRLEHNAPLGTDSGDAAPALSLERHAGTPAGAALLALLDSAGRTPADLVLQFSTDIIRTHAEVEADGAVVELALDVGQIAGGGQTLPVWEIEFELVRGAPTGLLSMAYLWTEAFGLWLDARSKAERGDRLARGVTQGDVPAVRPVDAAQPWSRQVAVALAPVLALVGDVADDLASPAQRVALAQALGVLAQTLRAEAQAAGAADTVAALAGMVFDAAIWRRTETQALWLSLLEWSLPADAR, via the coding sequence ATGCAAGAGATTGAACTGAAATTCCAGATTCCCCCCGCATCCCGTGCGTCGCTGTCCGAGTCCCTGCGCGACGCCGCGAGCGCGACCACCCGCCTGCGCGCCCGCTACTTCGACACCGGCGACCGCCTGCTGGCGCGCTCCGCCTTCGCGCTGCGGCTGCGGCAGGAGGGCGAGGGCTGGGTGCAGACCCTCAAGGGCCGCGGCGACGGCCTGATGACCCGGCTGGAACACAACGCGCCGCTCGGCACCGACTCCGGCGACGCGGCCCCCGCACTGTCGCTGGAACGCCACGCCGGCACGCCCGCCGGCGCGGCCCTGCTCGCCTTGCTGGACAGCGCGGGCCGCACGCCGGCCGATCTGGTGCTGCAGTTCTCCACCGACATCATCCGCACCCACGCCGAGGTCGAGGCCGATGGCGCGGTGGTCGAGCTGGCGCTGGACGTCGGGCAGATCGCCGGTGGCGGGCAGACGCTGCCGGTGTGGGAGATCGAGTTCGAGCTGGTCCGTGGCGCGCCCACGGGCCTGCTGTCGATGGCCTACCTGTGGACCGAAGCCTTCGGGCTCTGGCTCGATGCCCGCAGCAAGGCCGAGCGCGGCGACCGGCTGGCGCGTGGCGTGACGCAGGGCGACGTGCCGGCGGTGCGCCCGGTCGATGCGGCGCAGCCGTGGTCGCGGCAGGTGGCCGTGGCGCTGGCGCCGGTGCTGGCGCTGGTGGGCGATGTGGCGGACGACCTGGCCTCGCCGGCCCAGCGGGTGGCGCTGGCCCAGGCGCTGGGGGTGCTGGCGCAGACGTTGCGGGCGGAAGCACAGGCTGCAGGCGCGGCGGACACCGTGGCCGCACTGGCCGGGATGGTGTTCGACGCCGCGATCTGGCGCCGCACCGAGACGCAGGCGCTCTGGCTCAGCCTGCTGGAGTGGAGCCTGCCGGCGGACGCCCGCTGA
- a CDS encoding DUF3460 family protein — MPLFWKHYKSETTQFIESLKQQDPKLEQRQREGRALLWDREQNRSAQGEFNTATVPQQPYVYQTKA, encoded by the coding sequence ATGCCGCTCTTCTGGAAGCACTACAAGTCCGAGACCACCCAGTTCATCGAGAGCCTGAAGCAGCAGGACCCGAAGCTGGAGCAGCGCCAGCGCGAAGGCCGTGCCCTGCTGTGGGACCGCGAGCAGAACCGCAGCGCCCAGGGCGAGTTCAACACCGCCACCGTGCCGCAGCAACCCTACGTCTACCAGACCAAGGCCTGA
- a CDS encoding segregation and condensation protein A, with the protein MTPDPGTAASDTDPAELALARLYGEPLFALPQDLYIPPEALAVYLDAFEGPLDLLLYLIRRQNFNILDIPMAEVTRQYLAYVDQLREHHLELAAEYLLMAAMLIEIKSRMLLPPRQVAADQEAADPRAELVRRLLEYERIKLGALKIDQLPLVGRDLLAAAVHIEQALEPRLPDVSPIDLRNAWADVLQRAKLTQRHHIGREALSVREHMTLVLRALQGRRFVEFHELFDATRGVPVLVVTFIAMLELARERLLEITQAEAFAPIYVRLTYTPS; encoded by the coding sequence GTGACCCCGGATCCCGGCACCGCCGCGTCGGACACCGACCCGGCGGAGCTGGCGCTGGCCCGCCTGTACGGCGAGCCGCTGTTCGCGCTGCCGCAGGATCTCTACATCCCGCCCGAGGCGCTGGCCGTCTACCTCGACGCCTTCGAGGGCCCGCTGGACCTGCTGCTCTACCTGATCCGGCGCCAGAACTTCAACATCCTCGACATCCCGATGGCCGAGGTGACGCGCCAGTACCTGGCCTACGTCGACCAGCTGCGCGAACACCACCTCGAACTCGCCGCCGAGTACCTGCTGATGGCGGCGATGCTCATCGAGATCAAGTCGCGCATGCTGCTGCCGCCGCGCCAGGTGGCGGCCGATCAGGAAGCCGCCGATCCGCGGGCCGAGCTGGTGCGGCGCCTGCTGGAGTACGAGCGCATCAAGCTCGGCGCGCTGAAGATCGACCAGCTGCCGCTCGTCGGGCGCGACCTGCTCGCCGCGGCAGTGCACATCGAGCAGGCCCTGGAGCCGCGCCTGCCCGACGTCAGCCCGATCGACCTGCGCAATGCCTGGGCCGACGTGCTCCAGCGCGCCAAGCTGACCCAGCGCCACCACATCGGCCGCGAGGCGCTGTCCGTGCGCGAGCACATGACGCTGGTGCTGCGCGCGCTGCAGGGCCGGCGCTTCGTCGAGTTCCACGAGCTGTTCGACGCCACGCGCGGCGTGCCGGTGCTGGTCGTGACCTTCATCGCCATGCTGGAACTGGCCCGCGAGCGCCTGCTGGAGATCACCCAGGCCGAGGCCTTCGCGCCCATCTACGTGCGGCTGACCTACACCCCGTCCTGA
- a CDS encoding Dyp-type peroxidase gives MSTIQAGIAARVPAHGRYLSLALRPDADAAVRTTLQALAAEVDGLHTVVGLGATLVARLDAAVPGLRSFSAPPASRVDLPATPAELWLWLRSEDDPGALLQRSRALARLLAPAFDVTHELAAFRHQDGRDLTGYEDGTENPTGRDMVDTIGVQGQGPGLDGGSFVAVQQWEHALERFDRFDRPTQDRMIGRRRDDNVELDDAPPSAHVQRTAQESFSPEAFVVRRSMPWIEGARCGLHFTAFATGFDAFEAQLARMAGVEDGVVDDLFRFSQPVSGAYYWCPPVQAGRLDLRRLFQNQGHPPA, from the coding sequence ATGTCCACGATCCAAGCCGGCATTGCGGCCCGCGTCCCCGCCCACGGCCGCTACCTCAGCCTGGCCTTGCGCCCGGACGCCGATGCCGCCGTGCGCACCACCCTGCAGGCCCTGGCCGCCGAAGTCGACGGGCTGCACACCGTCGTCGGGCTGGGCGCCACGCTGGTCGCACGGCTGGACGCCGCCGTGCCCGGCCTGCGCAGCTTCAGCGCGCCGCCGGCCAGCCGGGTCGATCTGCCGGCCACGCCCGCCGAGCTGTGGCTGTGGCTGCGCAGCGAGGACGATCCCGGCGCACTGCTGCAGCGGAGCCGCGCACTGGCCCGCCTGCTGGCGCCCGCCTTCGATGTCACCCACGAACTCGCCGCCTTCCGCCACCAGGACGGCCGCGACCTGACCGGCTACGAGGACGGCACCGAGAACCCCACCGGCCGCGACATGGTCGACACCATCGGCGTGCAGGGCCAGGGGCCGGGGCTGGACGGCGGCAGCTTCGTCGCCGTGCAGCAATGGGAGCATGCGCTGGAGCGCTTCGACCGGTTCGACCGCCCCACGCAGGACCGCATGATCGGCCGCCGCCGCGACGACAACGTCGAACTCGACGACGCACCCCCCAGCGCCCACGTGCAGCGCACCGCGCAGGAGAGCTTCTCCCCGGAAGCCTTTGTCGTGCGGCGCTCGATGCCGTGGATCGAGGGCGCGCGCTGCGGCCTGCACTTCACGGCCTTCGCCACCGGCTTCGACGCCTTCGAGGCCCAGCTCGCCCGCATGGCAGGGGTCGAGGACGGCGTAGTCGACGATCTCTTCCGTTTCAGCCAACCGGTCAGCGGGGCCTACTACTGGTGCCCGCCGGTGCAGGCGGGCCGGCTGGATCTGCGCCGGCTGTTCCAGAACCAAGGGCACCCCCCGGCCTGA
- a CDS encoding FecR family protein, which yields MTLLPRPAAALLALLLSAAGGASSATSDEFLYTVQPGDSVWSLAARYLHQQHTWQDLRTNNQLRSDRLQPGQVLRIPLPWLRLTTQEARLAALRGDVMLNSGTGWTAARADTPLPPGTWLRTPVDGTATLQMQDGTRVLVRPSSELRLIPLDRAQQEAWIRAQSASSPGPAPRAGTAPVRIELLRGGLESAVQPQPDHSRFEIRTPSAVTTVRGTEFRVSADADSTRAEVVHGRVDFGNTLGEVPLETATGSRADQGLQPVAAVPLLPAPELETAPDPLSTEQVRALRWPPVAGAVAYRVQWFGDDASASLLHESVQPTAGPGVPALADGTYQLRVRAIDAIGLEGLPGARTLTLFTPPPPPPPPPPAPRTPQFSTHWLDNRIELRWAPVDPQACVQVQIAEDGAFERVVLDELTPREGLNLPAPLRPGPYHVRVRVLLADGGRSGWSEPRAFDLRSSQEPPP from the coding sequence ATGACATTGCTTCCACGCCCGGCCGCCGCACTGCTGGCCCTGCTGCTGTCCGCAGCCGGGGGCGCCTCGTCGGCCACATCGGACGAGTTCCTGTACACGGTCCAGCCGGGTGACTCGGTCTGGTCACTCGCGGCGCGCTACCTGCACCAGCAGCACACGTGGCAGGACCTGCGGACGAACAACCAGCTGCGCAGCGACCGGCTGCAACCCGGCCAGGTGCTGCGCATTCCGCTGCCCTGGCTGCGCCTGACAACGCAGGAAGCGCGACTGGCCGCCCTCCGCGGCGACGTCATGCTCAACAGCGGCACCGGCTGGACTGCCGCCCGTGCCGACACCCCCCTGCCCCCGGGCACCTGGCTGCGCACCCCGGTCGACGGCACCGCGACACTGCAGATGCAGGACGGCACGCGGGTGCTGGTCCGCCCGTCCAGCGAGTTGCGCCTGATCCCGCTCGACCGGGCGCAGCAAGAAGCGTGGATCCGGGCACAGTCGGCCAGCAGCCCGGGACCAGCCCCCCGCGCAGGCACCGCGCCCGTGCGCATCGAACTGCTGCGGGGCGGGCTGGAGAGTGCCGTGCAGCCGCAGCCAGACCACAGCCGCTTCGAGATCCGCACGCCTTCGGCCGTGACGACCGTGCGGGGCACCGAATTCCGGGTGTCTGCCGATGCGGACAGCACACGGGCCGAGGTCGTGCATGGCCGGGTCGATTTTGGCAACACGCTCGGCGAGGTGCCCCTGGAGACCGCCACCGGCTCCCGCGCCGACCAGGGTCTGCAGCCGGTGGCCGCCGTGCCGCTGCTGCCGGCACCGGAACTGGAGACCGCCCCGGATCCGCTGTCCACCGAGCAGGTCCGCGCACTGCGCTGGCCGCCGGTGGCCGGTGCCGTGGCCTACCGCGTGCAGTGGTTCGGCGACGATGCCTCGGCCAGCCTGCTCCACGAATCGGTGCAGCCAACCGCCGGACCGGGGGTCCCCGCGCTCGCCGATGGCACCTACCAGCTCCGCGTGCGGGCGATTGATGCCATCGGCCTCGAAGGCTTGCCTGGCGCCCGCACGCTCACGCTCTTCACGCCACCACCGCCGCCGCCGCCACCGCCTCCTGCGCCCCGGACCCCGCAGTTCAGCACCCACTGGCTGGACAACCGCATCGAACTGCGCTGGGCCCCGGTCGATCCGCAAGCGTGTGTGCAGGTGCAGATCGCCGAGGATGGGGCCTTCGAGCGGGTCGTGCTGGATGAGCTGACACCCCGAGAGGGGCTGAACCTGCCTGCGCCGCTTCGGCCCGGGCCTTACCACGTACGCGTTCGAGTGCTGCTGGCCGATGGTGGTCGCAGCGGGTGGTCCGAGCCGCGCGCCTTCGACCTTCGCTCGTCCCAGGAGCCCCCGCCGTGA